In Chryseobacterium gleum, a single genomic region encodes these proteins:
- a CDS encoding alpha-L-fucosidase, with product MKSSLIKAVFLGLILSAGTIGAQEQAAGNSKKMEWFKNAKLGIFIHWGIYSVNGISESWSFFNNYINHENYMKQLNGFSASKYQPEQWVNLIRESGAKYAVITTKHHDGVSLWNSKAEKATTIPQNSLAQKDVLSPFVSALKKSGLKTGLYFSLPDWSHPYYDINTRTKKRYELKNDPARWQRFISYYQSQLNELSSQYSPDLLWFDGDWEHTSEEWQASQTLDLLRKHNPNIIINSRLNNHGDYDTPEQGVPVVPPQNPYWELCYTMNDSWGYQPFDKSYKTPNMIVRTLADVISMGGNLLLDIGPRSDGSIPEEQVEILKNLGRWTSKNQHAIYETTRGIPFENYKGKSSLSVSKKSLFLYLEEAKNFTKIYGLVTKPLSVKIIGEPSAVVKTDYNTEKTLTLNFSDVKFDKDVTVAELTFDTSPVFLNDFKKKEHPLAEILENKNTKEAVYDLANALHNGNNLITNAGLTNDGLDMKIKKTPATNPETLQWISKHAEVLFETGKGLPEGHFPGMSALSKDKQTLYLFVEGIPTGPIALKGIKNNIARIRIAGEGSMLTHTIYNKLYWSDRPGIIYIDIPKERLDKQMTVIAVLLDKPLELYRENVGAIENNL from the coding sequence ATGAAAAGCAGTCTGATTAAAGCTGTTTTCCTTGGCCTGATATTATCTGCGGGTACTATTGGTGCACAGGAGCAAGCAGCCGGCAACAGCAAAAAAATGGAATGGTTTAAAAATGCCAAGCTGGGTATCTTTATTCATTGGGGAATTTACTCCGTCAACGGAATCTCCGAATCCTGGTCATTCTTCAATAATTACATTAATCACGAAAATTATATGAAACAGCTGAATGGTTTTTCAGCTTCAAAATATCAACCGGAACAATGGGTAAATCTCATCAGGGAATCCGGAGCAAAATATGCGGTGATAACAACAAAACATCATGACGGAGTTTCATTGTGGAACTCAAAAGCAGAAAAAGCGACAACTATTCCTCAAAATTCACTGGCCCAAAAGGATGTTTTAAGCCCTTTTGTTTCTGCATTGAAAAAGTCCGGATTAAAAACAGGACTTTATTTCTCCTTACCGGATTGGAGTCATCCTTATTATGATATCAATACCCGGACAAAAAAGCGTTATGAACTCAAAAACGATCCTGCACGCTGGCAGCGTTTCATCAGCTATTATCAGAGCCAGCTTAACGAACTTTCTTCTCAGTATTCTCCGGATCTTCTTTGGTTCGATGGGGACTGGGAGCATACTTCAGAGGAATGGCAGGCTTCTCAGACTTTAGATTTGCTCAGGAAACACAATCCCAATATCATTATCAATTCCAGGCTCAACAATCACGGAGATTATGATACTCCGGAACAAGGTGTCCCGGTAGTTCCGCCTCAGAATCCTTATTGGGAACTCTGCTATACCATGAATGATTCCTGGGGATACCAACCCTTTGACAAAAGTTATAAAACTCCTAATATGATTGTCAGAACGCTGGCAGATGTAATCAGCATGGGAGGAAACCTCCTGCTTGATATCGGTCCCAGATCAGATGGCAGCATTCCGGAGGAGCAGGTTGAGATTCTTAAAAACCTGGGACGCTGGACCTCAAAAAATCAGCATGCCATTTACGAAACAACCCGCGGAATTCCTTTCGAAAATTACAAAGGGAAATCTTCTTTGTCGGTCTCCAAAAAGTCTTTATTCCTGTATCTTGAAGAAGCCAAAAATTTCACAAAGATTTATGGATTGGTAACAAAACCTCTTTCAGTAAAAATCATCGGAGAACCATCCGCTGTTGTTAAAACGGATTATAACACTGAAAAAACTCTGACATTGAATTTTTCCGATGTAAAATTTGACAAAGATGTCACAGTGGCAGAACTTACTTTTGACACATCTCCTGTGTTTCTGAATGATTTTAAAAAGAAAGAACATCCTCTTGCTGAAATACTGGAAAACAAAAATACCAAGGAAGCAGTTTATGATTTGGCCAATGCCTTACATAATGGTAATAATCTGATCACAAATGCAGGCTTAACCAATGATGGCCTTGACATGAAAATCAAAAAAACTCCTGCAACAAATCCGGAAACGCTGCAATGGATAAGCAAACATGCAGAAGTTTTATTTGAAACAGGAAAAGGACTGCCGGAAGGTCATTTTCCGGGAATGAGTGCTTTATCAAAAGACAAACAGACACTTTATCTTTTTGTGGAAGGAATTCCAACGGGACCAATTGCACTGAAAGGGATAAAAAACAACATTGCCAGAATAAGAATCGCAGGGGAAGGCAGCATGCTTACCCATACCATTTACAATAAACTTTACTGGAGTGACAGGCCGGGAATCATTTACATTGATATTCCTAAAGAAAGACTGGACAAACAGATGACCGTCATTGCAGTTTTACTTGATAAACCTCTTGAGCTGTACAGAGAAAACGTAGGAGCTATTGAAAATAATCTTTAA
- the chrA gene encoding MNIO class RiPP chryseobasin precursor ChrA has protein sequence MKIPAILMASLLAVGVSAQTTRPAAKTKKPVKKVKKAAASDTAEKKKPGTPKPVVKKDTLVLHGYGCPACGMG, from the coding sequence ATGAAAATTCCGGCAATATTAATGGCAAGTTTATTAGCGGTAGGAGTATCTGCACAGACTACCAGGCCTGCAGCTAAAACAAAAAAGCCTGTTAAAAAAGTAAAGAAAGCTGCTGCTTCGGATACGGCTGAAAAGAAAAAACCGGGAACTCCTAAACCGGTCGTAAAAAAAGATACACTTGTGCTTCATGGATACGGCTGCCCGGCCTGCGGAATGGGATAA
- the chrH gene encoding MNIO family chryseobactin maturase, with product MLGVSMMAEADFVSAILPLLQNNSIDVLEWSFDTLYHPNEPDWLRDLLNFYAENGRLIGHGVYYSLFDARWTERQDEWLKKLKEEVRLRNYNHITEHFGFMNTENFHQGVPLPVSLHPKTLQIGKDRLCRLQEAVDIPVGIENLAFSFSVDDVKEQGVFLDQLTEDTNGFLILDLHNIYCQSCNFGVEMKEIVDLYPLNKVKEIHLSGGSWQESAYGKKQVRRDTHDDVIPQDILSVLPSVMEQCQNLEYIIIERLGHTVKTEEEKVSFLNDFNTVRKIIEISDLKLAERNWMKKEMILPEKPLEDRVLYEEQSELTKLLFENADAAVIKNHDFHYFKTENWDSEMILTAQNIIKKWNPY from the coding sequence ATGTTAGGAGTATCAATGATGGCAGAAGCAGACTTTGTTTCTGCTATTTTACCATTGCTGCAGAATAATTCCATTGATGTGCTGGAATGGTCTTTTGATACCCTTTATCATCCAAATGAACCGGACTGGCTTCGTGATTTGTTAAACTTTTACGCAGAGAACGGCCGTTTGATAGGTCATGGTGTTTACTATTCTTTGTTTGATGCAAGATGGACAGAAAGACAGGATGAATGGCTGAAAAAGCTTAAAGAAGAAGTCAGGCTCCGGAATTACAACCATATTACTGAACATTTTGGTTTCATGAATACGGAAAATTTTCATCAGGGAGTGCCATTACCGGTCTCTCTGCATCCAAAAACTTTACAAATAGGAAAAGACAGGCTTTGCAGACTTCAGGAAGCGGTGGATATTCCTGTAGGGATAGAGAATCTGGCATTTTCTTTTTCCGTAGATGATGTCAAAGAGCAAGGAGTATTTCTTGATCAGCTGACAGAAGATACAAATGGATTTCTGATTCTTGATCTCCATAATATTTATTGTCAATCCTGTAATTTTGGGGTAGAAATGAAAGAGATCGTTGATTTATACCCTCTGAATAAGGTAAAAGAGATTCATCTTTCAGGAGGAAGCTGGCAGGAGAGTGCTTACGGGAAAAAGCAGGTGAGGAGAGATACTCATGATGACGTCATTCCGCAGGATATTCTTTCGGTTTTACCCTCTGTAATGGAACAATGCCAAAATCTGGAATATATTATTATTGAAAGACTCGGGCATACTGTAAAAACGGAAGAAGAAAAAGTTTCTTTCCTGAATGATTTTAATACTGTCAGAAAGATTATTGAAATATCCGACTTGAAACTGGCAGAAAGGAACTGGATGAAAAAAGAAATGATACTTCCGGAGAAACCTTTGGAAGATAGGGTGCTGTATGAAGAACAATCGGAGCTTACTAAGCTTCTTTTTGAAAATGCTGATGCTGCAGTTATTAAAAATCATGACTTTCATTATTTCAAAACAGAAAACTGGGATTCTGAAATGATTCTTACAGCGCAGAACATCATTAAAAAATGGAATCCTTATTAA
- the chrI gene encoding chryseobasin maturation helper ChrI — protein MTTLVLIITSVLTALIGGLFYAYSCSVVLGLGKLSDPEYLKAMQNINREILNPVFFMSFMGTVVLLPVSMFLFRGQQSVFIFLLLATLAYLIGVFGVTVAGNVPMNDALDKFDIKGSNTEAIRQMRENFENRWNFLNNIRTVFSVISIIFVVCACVWNKEV, from the coding sequence ATGACAACATTAGTATTGATCATTACCTCTGTTCTCACTGCTTTGATAGGAGGACTTTTTTATGCTTATTCATGTTCTGTGGTCCTCGGGCTGGGAAAGCTGTCTGATCCGGAATACCTGAAAGCTATGCAGAACATCAACCGGGAAATCCTTAATCCTGTCTTCTTTATGAGTTTTATGGGTACTGTAGTTCTGCTTCCTGTTTCAATGTTTTTGTTTCGTGGACAACAGTCTGTCTTTATTTTTCTCCTTCTGGCTACATTGGCTTACCTGATTGGAGTTTTTGGGGTTACGGTTGCCGGAAATGTTCCGATGAATGATGCTCTGGATAAGTTTGATATTAAAGGTTCCAATACGGAAGCGATCAGACAGATGCGGGAAAATTTTGAAAACAGATGGAATTTCCTGAATAATATAAGAACTGTTTTTTCTGTCATTTCTATCATTTTTGTAGTCTGTGCTTGTGTCTGGAATAAGGAAGTATAA
- the rpe gene encoding ribulose-phosphate 3-epimerase, with protein sequence MKTKLIAPSLLSADFGNLQREIEMLNNSQADWFHVDVMDGRFVPNISFGFPVMKTVQQHAKKFVDVHLMIVEPEKYVDEFINLGADLVSVHYEACTHLHRTIHHIQNKGAKAGVVLNPSTPVLMLEDIIADVDLVLLMSVNPGFGGQKFIENTYKKIAETKDLILSNNSTALIEVDGGVNLDNASKLFEAGADVLVAGNAVFSAESPERTIELLKI encoded by the coding sequence ATGAAAACGAAGCTTATTGCTCCATCCCTTTTATCTGCAGACTTCGGGAATCTGCAAAGAGAAATTGAAATGCTGAACAATTCTCAGGCCGACTGGTTCCACGTTGATGTAATGGACGGCAGATTTGTACCCAACATTTCATTTGGTTTTCCGGTAATGAAAACCGTTCAGCAGCATGCTAAAAAATTTGTAGATGTTCACCTGATGATTGTGGAACCTGAAAAATATGTTGATGAATTTATCAATCTTGGTGCAGACCTTGTTTCTGTACATTATGAGGCATGTACCCATCTTCACAGAACCATTCATCATATTCAGAATAAAGGGGCAAAAGCGGGTGTAGTTTTAAATCCTTCCACTCCGGTGTTAATGCTTGAAGATATTATTGCAGATGTCGATCTTGTATTATTAATGAGCGTAAACCCGGGATTTGGAGGTCAGAAGTTCATCGAAAATACCTATAAAAAGATTGCTGAAACCAAAGATCTGATCTTAAGTAACAATTCTACAGCACTTATTGAGGTAGACGGAGGTGTAAATCTTGACAACGCTTCTAAATTATTTGAAGCCGGCGCCGACGTTCTTGTTGCAGGAAATGCTGTTTTCTCAGCTGAAAGCCCGGAAAGAACGATCGAACTTTTAAAGATTTAA
- a CDS encoding chryseobasin maturation metalloprotease ChrP, translating into MKFEKKSLKFLEKYLNTSSPTGYEHKGQEVWMDYIRPYVDKIEIDHYGTCYGIINPEAEFKVVIEAHADEISWYVNYITDDGLIYVIRNGGSDQTIAPSKVVHIHGENGIVKGVFGWPAIHTRTNQNEPTPKIENIFIDCGATSKKEVEEMGIYVGCMITYPDEFFEMNDRYFVCRALDNRIGGFMIAEVARLLKENKKSIPFGLYITNSVQEEVGLYGADMIADTIKPNIAIVTDVTHDTTTPMIEKKKEGDQKCGAGPVVFFAPSVHHTIRELIIDTAKAKKIPFQRAAASRATGTDTDAFAHSNGGVPSALISLPLRYMHTTVEMVSKEDVANVIKLIYETVLKIKPEMKLKYH; encoded by the coding sequence ATGAAATTTGAAAAGAAATCTTTGAAATTTTTAGAAAAATACCTAAACACTTCATCACCAACAGGTTACGAACATAAAGGACAGGAAGTCTGGATGGATTACATCAGACCGTATGTAGATAAGATAGAAATAGACCATTATGGAACCTGCTATGGGATTATCAATCCGGAAGCTGAATTTAAAGTAGTGATTGAAGCGCATGCTGATGAAATCTCATGGTATGTTAATTATATTACTGACGATGGATTGATTTATGTCATCAGAAATGGAGGCTCAGACCAGACCATTGCCCCTTCCAAAGTGGTGCATATTCACGGAGAAAACGGAATTGTAAAAGGAGTATTCGGATGGCCGGCCATTCATACAAGAACAAACCAGAATGAGCCGACTCCAAAAATCGAAAATATTTTTATAGACTGTGGCGCTACTTCCAAAAAGGAAGTCGAAGAAATGGGAATATATGTAGGATGCATGATTACTTATCCTGACGAATTCTTTGAAATGAACGACCGTTATTTTGTGTGCAGAGCTTTGGACAACAGAATCGGAGGTTTTATGATTGCTGAAGTAGCAAGACTTTTAAAAGAAAATAAGAAATCAATTCCTTTCGGGCTTTACATCACTAATTCCGTACAGGAAGAAGTAGGCTTATATGGAGCAGATATGATTGCTGATACTATCAAACCGAATATTGCCATTGTAACGGACGTCACCCATGATACTACCACTCCGATGATTGAAAAGAAAAAAGAAGGTGACCAGAAATGTGGTGCAGGTCCGGTAGTTTTCTTTGCACCGAGCGTTCACCACACCATCAGAGAATTAATCATTGATACTGCAAAGGCTAAAAAAATTCCTTTCCAGAGAGCCGCAGCCAGCAGAGCTACAGGAACTGATACAGATGCCTTTGCCCATTCTAACGGCGGAGTACCAAGTGCGTTAATTTCCTTACCTTTGCGTTATATGCATACTACGGTAGAAATGGTGTCTAAGGAAGATGTAGCTAATGTTATTAAACTTATCTACGAAACGGTCCTTAAGATCAAGCCGGAAATGAAACTGAAATATCATTAA
- a CDS encoding DUF4294 domain-containing protein: protein MNFSKIICLFILFFGVSVFGQKDGIVAKPLNQYPPESLKVDEFGNKYYYDEQQKIKVYEINGEPVVVLDELVLVNKPRFNNQLDKNYYYFLNKKLYRVYPLFVTALQQYRDIQKDMNDMDSKAKRKFVRERQNILADQYEKQLRDLTTTEGQVFAKLMNRATGKNVFEIIKELRGGWSAFWWNVKGKMADIDLKERYDPHTNRSDEFIESLLQSNWNSGYLQPYPGASDFKVKK, encoded by the coding sequence ATGAATTTTAGTAAGATTATCTGCCTTTTTATTCTCTTTTTTGGAGTCAGTGTTTTCGGTCAGAAGGATGGTATTGTGGCAAAACCTCTCAATCAATACCCGCCCGAATCTCTGAAAGTGGATGAATTCGGTAATAAATATTATTACGACGAGCAGCAGAAAATTAAGGTTTATGAAATCAATGGAGAACCTGTCGTCGTTTTAGATGAACTGGTATTGGTGAACAAGCCACGGTTTAACAATCAGCTGGATAAGAATTACTATTACTTCCTGAATAAAAAACTCTATAGGGTATATCCGTTATTTGTTACCGCATTGCAGCAGTACAGGGATATTCAGAAAGATATGAATGATATGGATAGTAAAGCCAAGAGAAAGTTTGTAAGAGAGAGACAGAATATACTGGCTGACCAATATGAGAAACAACTGAGAGATCTTACTACTACCGAAGGACAGGTTTTTGCAAAACTGATGAACAGGGCTACCGGTAAAAATGTCTTTGAAATTATCAAAGAACTTAGAGGTGGATGGAGCGCTTTCTGGTGGAATGTAAAAGGAAAAATGGCTGATATTGATCTGAAAGAACGTTATGACCCTCATACCAACAGAAGTGATGAATTTATAGAATCACTGCTGCAGTCCAATTGGAACTCAGGTTATTTACAGCCTTACCCGGGAGCAAGCGATTTTAAAGTAAAGAAATAA
- a CDS encoding NUDIX domain-containing protein yields the protein MIDKINIRVYACAVKDKQVLTLFEEYAGEPLMKFPGGGLEYGEGVLECLHREFDEELNVKINVLEHFYTQENFLVSRFRENEQLLTIYYIVDIINEEDFIIMDPCIEKTEWIDIDRPDNPFPLPIDKIVFNKLKEKFL from the coding sequence ATGATAGATAAGATCAACATTAGAGTGTATGCATGTGCGGTAAAAGATAAACAGGTTTTAACCTTATTTGAAGAATATGCCGGCGAACCTTTAATGAAATTTCCGGGTGGCGGACTGGAATACGGAGAAGGCGTACTGGAATGCCTGCATCGTGAGTTTGATGAAGAACTGAATGTAAAAATAAATGTACTGGAACATTTCTACACCCAGGAAAACTTTCTTGTTTCCCGTTTCAGAGAAAATGAACAGCTGCTTACCATATATTATATTGTAGACATCATCAATGAAGAAGATTTTATTATTATGGATCCCTGTATTGAAAAAACAGAATGGATTGATATTGACAGACCAGACAATCCTTTCCCGCTTCCGATAGATAAAATTGTATTTAATAAATTAAAAGAAAAATTCCTGTAA
- the mnmD gene encoding tRNA (5-methylaminomethyl-2-thiouridine)(34)-methyltransferase MnmD encodes MKREIKTTNDGSKTLFINELNENYHSHHGALQEAEHVFIKNGLNLINDCEINILELGFGTGLNVLVTINEYLKTDKNHVINYFSLEKYPINESEVKDLAYDELFDNPELKNIYQKIHLSDWEKSVEIISGFNLKKIECDFFDLKDIDLPEINLVYFDCFGARVQPDLWEKPLFELVADKMAINGLLTTYSSKGSVRRILQELNFQVEKKQGPPGKREMINAVKL; translated from the coding sequence TTGAAAAGAGAAATTAAGACCACAAACGATGGTAGTAAAACATTGTTTATCAATGAATTAAATGAAAACTACCATTCTCATCACGGGGCACTACAGGAAGCCGAACACGTGTTTATCAAAAATGGACTGAATTTGATAAATGATTGCGAAATTAATATTTTAGAACTCGGTTTTGGAACAGGTTTGAATGTTTTGGTAACAATTAATGAATATTTAAAAACTGACAAAAATCATGTCATCAATTATTTTTCGCTCGAAAAATACCCCATAAATGAATCCGAAGTTAAAGATTTGGCTTACGATGAACTTTTTGATAACCCGGAGTTAAAAAATATTTATCAGAAAATTCATCTGTCAGATTGGGAAAAGTCAGTAGAAATTATTAGTGGATTCAACCTAAAAAAGATAGAATGTGATTTTTTTGACCTGAAAGACATTGATCTGCCTGAAATTAACCTTGTCTACTTTGATTGTTTTGGCGCCAGAGTACAGCCTGACCTTTGGGAAAAACCGTTATTTGAGCTGGTTGCTGACAAAATGGCCATTAACGGATTATTAACAACTTATTCTTCAAAAGGCAGCGTAAGAAGAATTCTTCAGGAATTGAATTTCCAGGTTGAAAAAAAACAGGGCCCGCCGGGGAAAAGAGAGATGATTAACGCAGTGAAACTGTAA
- a CDS encoding branched-chain amino acid aminotransferase — MIIQKTENSRISTFDPNNFSFGNTFIDHMIICEYENGKWGDVKLVPYGPIPFTPAMMGVNYGQACFEGMKAYKDKDGQVFLFRPEKNFERINKSAKRLAMPEVTEEMFLDGLKALVDIDRDWIPQGEGMSLYIRPLIFATEEALKARVSNKYMFAIVATPAKSYYSEPVSVKISDHYSRAANGGVGSAKAAGNYAASFYPTQLAIEEGYEQIIWTDDATHEYFEESGTMNVFVRINDTIYTPPTSEKILDGVTRDSFIQLAKRRGIEVKVEPIAVKTVIEALKNGSLKEVWGVGTAVVTTQFQALGYQGEKLDLPRLSDEESFAAILKKDLVDLQTNLSEDPFGWRVIVDHALETV, encoded by the coding sequence ATGATAATTCAAAAAACTGAAAACTCCAGAATTTCTACATTTGACCCTAACAATTTTTCATTCGGAAATACTTTCATCGATCATATGATCATTTGTGAGTATGAAAACGGAAAATGGGGTGATGTAAAATTAGTTCCTTACGGTCCGATTCCATTTACACCTGCTATGATGGGAGTAAATTATGGACAAGCTTGTTTTGAAGGTATGAAAGCCTATAAAGACAAAGACGGGCAGGTTTTCCTTTTCAGGCCTGAAAAGAATTTTGAACGTATCAATAAGTCAGCGAAGCGTCTTGCTATGCCCGAAGTGACTGAAGAAATGTTTTTAGACGGATTAAAAGCATTAGTAGATATCGACAGAGATTGGATTCCACAGGGGGAAGGAATGTCTCTTTATATCAGACCTTTGATTTTTGCTACAGAAGAAGCTTTGAAAGCAAGAGTTTCGAATAAATATATGTTTGCTATCGTTGCAACGCCAGCGAAGAGTTATTATTCAGAACCGGTATCAGTGAAAATTTCTGACCACTATTCAAGAGCTGCAAACGGAGGAGTAGGTTCTGCAAAAGCTGCAGGGAACTACGCTGCTTCTTTCTATCCTACACAATTGGCTATAGAAGAAGGATATGAGCAGATCATCTGGACAGATGATGCTACTCACGAATATTTCGAAGAAAGTGGTACAATGAACGTATTTGTAAGAATCAACGATACAATCTATACACCTCCGACTTCTGAAAAAATCCTTGACGGAGTAACAAGAGACAGCTTTATTCAGTTGGCAAAGAGAAGAGGAATCGAAGTAAAAGTAGAGCCTATAGCTGTAAAAACAGTAATTGAAGCTTTAAAGAACGGTTCTCTTAAAGAAGTTTGGGGAGTAGGTACGGCTGTAGTAACCACTCAGTTCCAGGCTTTAGGATACCAGGGAGAAAAACTTGATCTTCCAAGATTATCTGATGAAGAAAGCTTTGCAGCGATCCTTAAGAAAGACCTTGTAGACTTACAAACGAACCTGTCTGAAGATCCTTTCGGATGGAGAGTTATTGTAGACCACGCTTTGGAAACAGTATAA
- a CDS encoding FKBP-type peptidyl-prolyl cis-trans isomerase — translation MKKILFISAISLLSCNRNAQTAHPPVGGVLSQKDLDVSKNRMKNLNTIERGQIQDWINGQSVKYYPTQLNYWVTVEGYDQREKRKDETMISYSYDLYDFDETKIYDKPFERRDARFGHFDELKAVENALRFIRDGEEVTLLVPSSLAYGTYGDEKKIDNDIPLIIKLKAL, via the coding sequence ATGAAAAAAATACTCTTCATATCAGCCATAAGCCTGTTGAGCTGCAACAGAAATGCCCAGACGGCTCATCCTCCTGTAGGCGGTGTTTTAAGCCAGAAAGATCTGGATGTTTCCAAAAACAGGATGAAAAACTTAAATACTATAGAACGGGGCCAGATTCAGGACTGGATCAATGGCCAGTCTGTAAAGTATTATCCTACGCAGCTTAATTACTGGGTAACGGTGGAAGGTTATGATCAGAGAGAAAAAAGGAAGGATGAAACCATGATTTCCTATTCCTATGATCTGTATGATTTTGACGAGACTAAAATCTATGACAAGCCTTTTGAAAGGAGAGATGCCAGATTCGGGCATTTTGATGAACTGAAAGCGGTGGAGAATGCTTTACGTTTTATACGGGATGGAGAGGAAGTAACGCTTTTGGTACCGTCTTCACTGGCTTACGGAACCTACGGAGACGAAAAGAAAATAGACAACGACATTCCATTAATCATAAAATTAAAAGCTCTATAA
- a CDS encoding peptidylprolyl isomerase codes for MNVDKETYEGLNDGLYANLQTTKGNMIVKFEDKKAPVTVANFIGLAEGKIDNKAKAKGVPYYDGTIFHRVIKDFMIQGGDPQGTGMGDPGYKFEDERNDLKHTGKGILSMANSGPNTNGSQFFITEVATPWLDGRHTIFGKVVKGTEVIDAIANVEKGAQDKPKTDIVLEKVSVFSKGDEYKHYDAAKTFNEGKAKIAENNKAFIAKEEAERKKKEEEFKANQEKLVESLKAGMQKTESGLYYKITKTADGKAPKAGDNVSVHYAGKLVDGTEFDSSFKRNEPIEIPIGMGRVIKGWDEGILLLKEGETATLLIPPAMAYGERGAGGVIPPNSWLVFDVELVKVK; via the coding sequence ATGAACGTAGACAAAGAAACTTACGAAGGTCTTAATGACGGACTTTATGCCAATCTTCAAACCACAAAAGGAAATATGATTGTGAAGTTTGAAGACAAGAAAGCACCAGTAACTGTAGCCAACTTTATCGGTCTTGCAGAAGGGAAAATCGATAACAAAGCTAAGGCTAAAGGAGTTCCTTACTATGACGGAACTATTTTCCACAGAGTAATCAAAGATTTCATGATCCAGGGAGGTGACCCTCAGGGAACAGGTATGGGAGATCCGGGATATAAATTCGAGGATGAAAGAAATGACCTTAAACACACAGGAAAAGGGATCCTTTCTATGGCGAACTCAGGACCTAACACAAACGGTTCCCAGTTCTTTATTACTGAAGTAGCTACTCCTTGGTTGGACGGAAGACATACGATCTTCGGAAAAGTAGTAAAAGGAACTGAAGTGATTGATGCTATTGCTAACGTTGAAAAAGGAGCTCAGGATAAGCCTAAAACAGATATCGTTTTAGAAAAAGTTTCTGTTTTCAGCAAAGGTGACGAGTACAAACACTACGATGCAGCTAAAACTTTTAACGAAGGAAAAGCTAAAATCGCAGAAAACAATAAAGCTTTCATCGCTAAAGAAGAAGCTGAAAGAAAGAAAAAAGAAGAAGAATTCAAAGCTAACCAGGAGAAATTGGTAGAAAGCCTGAAAGCTGGTATGCAGAAAACTGAATCCGGTCTTTATTATAAAATCACAAAAACAGCTGACGGTAAAGCTCCAAAAGCTGGTGACAATGTATCTGTACACTATGCAGGTAAATTAGTGGACGGAACTGAGTTTGATTCTTCATTCAAAAGAAATGAGCCGATCGAAATTCCAATCGGAATGGGAAGAGTAATCAAAGGATGGGATGAAGGGATCCTTTTATTGAAAGAAGGTGAAACAGCAACATTATTGATTCCGCCGGCAATGGCTTACGGAGAAAGAGGAGCAGGAGGGGTAATCCCGCCAAACTCATGGTTGGTTTTCGATGTTGAGCTTGTAAAAGTAAAATAA